GGTGGTGCTCGGCCGCGACCCGCGCAACCAGCCGCGGTTCGACGAGGACCAGGTGGTGCGTGGCTGGCGTGCGTTCGTCACGGCGCCGGCCGTCAAGGTGACGGTGACGGTGACTGTCAGCGGGCAGACCTTCGAAGCGGTGACCGACCGTGGCGGATTCGTCGACCTGACCGTGCCGGTAGTACTTCCGCCGGGCTGGCATGAGATCAACCTGGGTGTACATGGCGACCGGCAAGCTCGCGCGCGCATCTTCGTACCGGATCCGGATGCCAAGTTCGGGCTGGTCAGCGACATCGACGACACGGTCATCCTGACGATGCTGCCGAGGCCGTTGATCGCCGCGTGGAACACGTTCGTACGCGACGAGCAGGCGCGCCGCGTCGTACCAGGAATGGCAGGGCTGTACGAGGAGCTGCTGGCGGACCACCCTGGTGCGCCGATGTTCTACCTGTCCACGGGGGCCTGGAACACCGCTCCGACACTGACTCGGTTCTTCGCACGGCACGGGTACCCACCGGGGCCGTTGCTGATGACGGACTGGGGACCTACGAACACAGGCTGGTTCCGTAGCGGCCAGGAGCACAAGCGAACTGCGCTACGGCGACTGGCTCGGGAGTTCCCGAAGGTCCAGTGGGTGCTGATCGGTGACGACGGACAGCACGACCCCCAGTTGTACGGTGACTTCGCTCAGAGCCATCCGGACCACGTACTCGCCATTGGCATCCGCCAGCTCACTCCGGCTGAGCAGGTCCTGTCACACGGTCTGCCCGTACCCAACCAGGACCCAGGTGCCCACGACCCGCAC
The genomic region above belongs to Kribbella solani and contains:
- a CDS encoding App1 family protein, with protein sequence MARPHYASRLEDWFNVGVQAVLRRRGWQERIIPQVGYGNTEFVRVLARVVLGRDPRNQPRFDEDQVVRGWRAFVTAPAVKVTVTVTVSGQTFEAVTDRGGFVDLTVPVVLPPGWHEINLGVHGDRQARARIFVPDPDAKFGLVSDIDDTVILTMLPRPLIAAWNTFVRDEQARRVVPGMAGLYEELLADHPGAPMFYLSTGAWNTAPTLTRFFARHGYPPGPLLMTDWGPTNTGWFRSGQEHKRTALRRLAREFPKVQWVLIGDDGQHDPQLYGDFAQSHPDHVLAIGIRQLTPAEQVLSHGLPVPNQDPGAHDPHRPTAVTVQGPDGHALRPQLRSVLTRPEST